The genomic DNA ACGAAAACGGCCCCGCCGATTACCCCTACGGCATCGAGTACACGCGCGACGAACTCACGACGGCGTTCGCGACCGGCGATCCCGATGCCCTGCGTACGTCGGACGACGTGGGCCACGGCACGCACGTGCTGGGCACGGCGGGCGGCAACGGCGCGGCAACGGGCAACGGGTATCCCGCCGGGCGATACGTGGGCATCGCGCCGGCGGCGCATCTGGTCGCCGTCAAGGCGAACCTCATCGCGAGTTTCGTGCTCGACGGCGTCGCCTATGTGTTCGAGCGCGCGGAAGAACTCGGTTTGCCCGCGGTCGTGAATCTTTCGCTGGGAACGCACCTCGGCGCGCACGACGGCACGAGCGGCCTCGATCAGGGCGTGGCGGCAATGGCCGGGCCGGGGCGCATCATCGTGGCCGGCGCGGGCAACGAGCAGCACATGGGCTATCACGCGCGCGTGACGCTCGCCGAGGGCGAGACGACGACCGTGACATTTCTCGTCGGCGCGCACGACGCACACGACCTCATTCCCGACATCCTCGCCATCGCGGCCTACCCGCCGCAGGATTCCGATTACACGTTCAAGGTCACGAGCCCGGGCGGCGAGGAACTGGAGTCGGGGCCGCACCAGCCGGGATCGGCGATCACGCCGGACGGCATCTGGCTGCTCGACAACGCATTTTTGTTTCGCGGCAACGACCTGAACGGGCTCGCGACGACGCTGATCGCCCTCGTCGGCAATCCGCTGACGGCGGGCGAAACACGCAACCTGCTCGCACCGGGCGAGTGGACGATCGAGATCACCGCGAACGACATCGACGGAACCGAGACGATCGATCTGTGGATCATGGCGTCACTGATGAACGGACAGCAGCAGTGCTGCACGACATTCGACGAGGGACTCGACGAGGGATTCATGGTCGCGTCGCCCGCCAGCTCGGACGGCGCGATCGCCGTGGGCGCGTACTACTCGCGATTCACGTGGACGAATGAGAGCGGCGACGAGACGGGCTACGGCGTGGACTACACGCTCGGCGACCTGGCGTTTTTCAGCAACCACGGTCCTCGCCCCGACGGCGTGCGGAAACCCGAGATCGTCGCGCCGGGGTTCGGCATCGCGGCGGCGGTGTCGCACGGGAGCGAGATCGCGGGCGCGTACGCGGGACAGATCGTCGAGGACGGCGAACACATCGTGCTGCAGGGCACGAGCATGGCGTCGCCGCATGTGGCGGGCGCGACGGCGCTGCTTCTCTCCGAGCATCCCGACGCGACGCCGGACGACATCCGCGCGTGGTTGGCCGCGGGCGCGATCACGGACGAGTTTACGGGCGAGGTCCCGAACGACGCCTGGGGATTCGGAAAGCTCGACATTTATCGGTCGCTCTTGGCGTCGAATGAATCCGACGACGACGATGACGATTTCGATGACGATGACGACGCCGACGACGATACGGATGACGATGCGGATGATGACGTCTTGGATGACGACCCTTCGACAGGCTCAGGGCCGGGCGACGACGACGATGACGGATGCGGGTGCTGAATCAGACTCGAAATGAAGGATTGTGACATGCGAATTCGATGGATCGCGGCTGCTCTGATGCTCATGATCGTCTCGCCCGCATTTTCCGCGCATGCGGACTTCGCCGAGCTTCGCGCGCTCGCGCTCACCGCGCATCTGCCGCAGATGCTGCGTCTGACGTGGAACAAGGATCGGTACGTGGACGACATGGACCAGTCCGGACAGCTCGCGCGGCTGGGAATCACGCGCGAACAGGCGGGCGAGTTGTGGGACATCCTCGCAGCGCGCGTCGGCGTGGTGCCGCCCTTCAAGCTCCGTCGGAGCGGCGGCAAAGCCGCGCCGGTCGGCCCGATCCGCTACGCCGCGGAGTTCGAACCGCAGACCGAGCTATGGATGCGCTGGCCCGTCGGACAAGGCGGAATTCTGCCCACCTATGACGGCATGATCGGCGCGGTCGGGGACGAAATGACGGTGCGCGTGATCGTTGCCTGCGCATCGCAGGAAAACACCGCGCGAACGCACCTCGCGAATGAGGGCATCGACGACGCGAACGTGGTGT from Deltaproteobacteria bacterium includes the following:
- a CDS encoding S8 family serine peptidase, producing the protein MRGQSKKQTALWVFAATLVVAGLSWAGELEPPLGMIARRLVPDAMMRIPQLIPAFEQKDGSWMVPVMIRTSGDADLLEDELREAGVAVGRAVGPVVTATVDSRLLEDVSARPDVAMVELAWPVRPLLDISAPLIEADRVWEEFALRGEGAVVGVVDTGTAWNHPDFYDPDNGESRIEWLWDQSLRPEGDENGPADYPYGIEYTRDELTTAFATGDPDALRTSDDVGHGTHVLGTAGGNGAATGNGYPAGRYVGIAPAAHLVAVKANLIASFVLDGVAYVFERAEELGLPAVVNLSLGTHLGAHDGTSGLDQGVAAMAGPGRIIVAGAGNEQHMGYHARVTLAEGETTTVTFLVGAHDAHDLIPDILAIAAYPPQDSDYTFKVTSPGGEELESGPHQPGSAITPDGIWLLDNAFLFRGNDLNGLATTLIALVGNPLTAGETRNLLAPGEWTIEITANDIDGTETIDLWIMASLMNGQQQCCTTFDEGLDEGFMVASPASSDGAIAVGAYYSRFTWTNESGDETGYGVDYTLGDLAFFSNHGPRPDGVRKPEIVAPGFGIAAAVSHGSEIAGAYAGQIVEDGEHIVLQGTSMASPHVAGATALLLSEHPDATPDDIRAWLAAGAITDEFTGEVPNDAWGFGKLDIYRSLLASNESDDDDDDFDDDDDADDDTDDDADDDVLDDDPSTGSGPGDDDDDGCGC